In the Brassica napus cultivar Da-Ae chromosome A7, Da-Ae, whole genome shotgun sequence genome, one interval contains:
- the LOC125576112 gene encoding uncharacterized protein LOC125576112 produces the protein MGIQPSSGGILEHHLAVSILTLDRMVRLGLESHCLQQWQKLEMVLTGSVHKSFVSKAVWNEIRPVKQVVSWASLVWHKAIVPRHTTNAWLFVLNRNPTLDRIHNWDAESLTTCLLCGLENESHDHLFFECQYSLQVWLRIINRLSLPTPPSAWTAILLWLPHAHGDGFRRLALLQGWQAAIYFLWQERNARMHSSLTLSLLAVARRALDILLDNCHALCSLGSSRGPPQLQIWQPPQQNVPSIFSI, from the exons ATGGGGATTCAACCTTCTTCTGGTGGGATCCTTGAACACCATTTGGCAGTCTCTATTCTTACCTTGGACAGGATGGTCCGTCTAGGCTTGGAATCCCATTGTTTGCAACAGTGGCAGAAGTTAGAAATGGTACTAACTG GCTCAGTTCATAAATCGTTTGTCTCAAAGGCAGTTTGGAATGAGATAAGACCTGTGAAGCAGGTTGTCTCGTGGGCCTCTCTGGTTTGGCACAAAGCTATTGTTCCGAGGCACACAACAAATGCTTGGCTTTTTGTACTCAATCGGAATCCTACTCTCGATAGAATTCACAACTGGGATGCAGAATCACTGACTACTTGCCTTCTCTGCGGGCTAGAAAATGAATCACATGATCATCTGTTCTTTGAATGTCAGTACTCCCTGCAGGTCTGGCTCAGAATTATAaacaggctttctcttccaacTCCTCCATCGGCTTGGACAGCAATTTTACTCTGGCTTCCTCATGCCCATGGGGACGGCTTCAGACGTTTGGCATTACTACAGGGTTGGCAGGCTGCTATATATTTCTTATGGCAAGAACGCAATGCTCGTATGCACTCCAGTCTAACTCTCTCCCTTCTGGCTGTGGCACGCAGAGCTTTGGATATTCTTTTGGACAATTGCCATGCTCTGTGCTCTCTTGGCTCCTCTCGTGGTCCTCCCCAGCTGCAAATTTGGCAGCCTCCACAACAGAATGTACCTTCTATTTTCTCCATCTGA